The following coding sequences lie in one Xanthomonas hortorum pv. pelargonii genomic window:
- a CDS encoding twin transmembrane helix small protein gives MNDSLKTLLIVAFLIVILWNLGAGLYYLLTDRGETKRTVNALTWRIGLSVALIAVVILGIYTGWIKPHGLGR, from the coding sequence GTGAACGATTCGCTCAAGACGCTGCTGATTGTCGCCTTCCTGATCGTGATCCTATGGAACCTGGGCGCAGGTCTCTATTACCTGCTCACCGATCGCGGCGAGACCAAGCGCACCGTCAACGCACTCACCTGGCGCATCGGTCTGTCGGTCGCGCTGATCGCGGTGGTGATCCTCGGTATCTACACCGGCTGGATCAAGCCGCATGGGCTCGGCCGCTGA
- a CDS encoding COX15/CtaA family protein produces the protein MNLFAPPALFRHFHRMAWLAALFTASTILFGSFVRLSDAGMSCPDWPTCYGRVTWPQTSDEANTHVASKIRPLESHKAWREQVHRFLAGALGVEVLVLSLLAVRRRRMGIAQVVTAAVLVALSIPLYMSGWHTLASGVAIAGEAILLLAALRWSNIDLARAAVLTLAVVIFQALLGMWTVTLLLKPIVVMGHLLGGMLMFSLLVWMAWRATHLPITLADASRLKWLLRLGVAVLGLQIALGGWVSANYAALACGGGSWSADNFPRCVSQWWPPHDFREGFTLWRGIGVDYEGGVLDGAARIAIQMAHRLWAIATALYLWWLAWRLSRSPGMRVWAGALAVLVAVQVTLGMLNVKLALPLEVSVLHNGGAVALLFVLVSLLARLRAPE, from the coding sequence ATGAATCTGTTTGCGCCACCGGCATTGTTCCGCCACTTCCATCGCATGGCCTGGCTGGCGGCGTTGTTCACTGCGAGCACGATCCTGTTCGGGTCGTTCGTGCGCCTGTCCGATGCCGGCATGAGCTGCCCGGACTGGCCGACCTGCTATGGCCGCGTCACCTGGCCGCAGACCAGCGACGAAGCCAACACGCATGTGGCCAGCAAGATCCGCCCGCTGGAGTCGCACAAGGCCTGGCGTGAGCAGGTGCACCGCTTCCTGGCCGGCGCGCTCGGGGTGGAAGTGCTGGTGCTGTCGTTGCTGGCGGTGCGCCGCAGACGCATGGGCATTGCCCAGGTTGTGACTGCGGCGGTGCTGGTGGCGTTGTCGATCCCGCTGTACATGTCCGGCTGGCACACGCTGGCGTCCGGGGTGGCGATCGCGGGCGAAGCCATCCTGCTGCTGGCCGCGCTGCGCTGGAGCAATATCGATCTGGCCCGCGCGGCGGTGCTGACGTTGGCGGTGGTGATCTTCCAGGCGCTGCTGGGCATGTGGACAGTGACGCTGCTGCTCAAGCCGATTGTGGTGATGGGCCATCTGCTCGGCGGCATGCTGATGTTCTCTCTGCTGGTGTGGATGGCCTGGCGCGCGACGCATCTGCCGATCACGCTGGCCGACGCCTCGCGGCTGAAGTGGCTGCTGCGCCTGGGCGTGGCGGTACTGGGCCTGCAGATCGCGCTGGGCGGTTGGGTCAGTGCCAACTACGCGGCACTGGCCTGTGGCGGCGGTAGCTGGTCGGCCGACAATTTCCCGCGTTGCGTGAGCCAATGGTGGCCGCCGCATGACTTCCGCGAAGGCTTCACACTGTGGCGCGGGATCGGGGTGGATTACGAAGGCGGTGTGCTCGATGGCGCGGCGCGTATCGCGATCCAGATGGCGCACCGGTTGTGGGCAATTGCGACGGCACTGTATCTGTGGTGGCTGGCGTGGCGCCTGTCGCGCTCGCCAGGCATGCGCGTGTGGGCCGGTGCGCTGGCGGTGCTGGTGGCGGTGCAGGTGACGCTGGGCATGCTTAACGTCAAGCTGGCGTTGCCGCTGGAAGTGTCGGTGCTGCACAACGGCGGGGCGGTGGCATTGTTGTTCGTGCTGGTCTCGCTGCTGGCGCGGCTGCGCGCGCCGGAGTGA
- a CDS encoding SURF1 family protein, which yields MMRKHTAVLGWCLALLVSAGFTALGYWQLQRMHSKQALLERAAHVREMPLTLVQALATPHALSWISGDVRFLPQQVLLDNQLHAGRAGVRVYQLAAPQSSPGTLLIDLGWLPLPANRQLPTITPLHGTQAVRGLLSAPPSAGLALGPALAPAGTPQTWLATRLDAPALRSAFGRRDISSQVLRLDPALPVGYARDLEMLPNTLPPARHLGYAVQWFGLAAAVLATATLLTWRARRRRRRGH from the coding sequence ATGATGCGCAAGCACACGGCGGTGTTGGGCTGGTGTCTGGCGTTACTGGTCAGCGCGGGTTTTACGGCGCTTGGGTACTGGCAGCTGCAGCGCATGCATAGCAAGCAAGCGTTGCTGGAACGCGCTGCGCATGTGCGCGAGATGCCGTTGACCTTGGTGCAAGCGTTAGCCACGCCGCATGCGCTGTCATGGATCAGCGGAGACGTGCGTTTTCTGCCGCAGCAGGTGTTGCTGGACAACCAGCTGCATGCAGGGCGCGCCGGTGTGCGCGTTTATCAACTTGCCGCGCCACAAAGCAGCCCAGGCACACTATTGATCGATCTGGGCTGGCTGCCGTTGCCGGCCAATCGGCAGTTACCGACGATTACACCACTGCACGGGACCCAGGCAGTGCGGGGGTTGCTCAGCGCGCCGCCATCGGCCGGACTTGCGTTGGGGCCGGCATTGGCCCCCGCCGGTACGCCGCAGACCTGGCTGGCCACACGCCTGGATGCGCCCGCCCTGCGCAGTGCCTTTGGCAGGCGCGACATTTCGTCGCAGGTGTTGCGGCTGGATCCTGCCCTACCGGTTGGTTACGCACGCGATCTGGAGATGCTGCCGAACACGCTGCCACCCGCGCGGCACTTGGGTTATGCGGTGCAATGGTTCGGTCTGGCCGCCGCGGTGCTGGCCACCGCGACGTTGCTGACATGGCGTGCGCGTCGCCGCCGTCGACGCGGGCACTGA